In Desulfopila inferna, the DNA window AGAACAAAACTAACGAGTACTGATTCTACCAATTCAATTTCCTCTTTTGCTCCTGTTGTTTTTAATTTTGATGGACTCGTAAAAAGCTCGATCTGCGCTTATCGCAGAGCCCATCTCGACGACTTCGATGACTTTTTACGAAATTATCAATTTTGCAAGGTGTCATTTTGAAGCTGAATATTCAGTGAATCAGTGGAGTAGTCTGGATCGTACTCCGGGATCAATTGCTGCAGCAGTTCTTTGATGCCATGGCTATCGTGTTCTCTGGATTTTTGAAGGAGCCGCTCGAGAGGTAGGCTCAGTTCATTACAGGTCTTTCCGTTGCCCTGCAGGACCATGATCTTTTCATGTTTGGTCGGCAGGATTCCTTCCCCTTCGGTGATGAGTTCTTCAAAGAGCTTTTCGCCTGCACGCAAGCCGGTGTATTGTATTTCTATTTCGGTATCGGGCTCACGGCCGGCAAGCTTGATGAGATCTCTGGCCATCTGCGCTATTTTTATGGGTTCTCCCATTTTCAGGATGAAAATTTCACCACCACTCCCCATGGCTCCGGCCTGGAGGATAAGCTGGGAAGCTTCTTCAATGGACATGAAATACCGGGTGACGTCAGGATGTGTTACCGTCACGGGCCCTCCCCTTTTTATTTGCCTCCTGAACAGTGGAATTACAGAGCCTGAAGAACCAAGAACATTACCGAAGCGGACCGCCATAAATATGGTTTTATGGGTGCTGATATTTTCCCGACGTTCAGCGGTTGGAATTTCCATCTCATGCAGCCGTGCACGTGCCGGACAAAAACTGCCGTCCCAGTTTGATTGGCCATAGGCCAGCATCAGTAGTTCGGTCAGTCGTTTGGAGGCTCCCATAACATTGGTCGGTCGAACCGCTTTGTCCGTGGAGACCAGAACAAACCGCTCAACCTTATGGACAATAGATGTCTCAATAAGAAGCTGGGCCGCAAAAACATTGTTGTGTATGGCCTGCCAGGGATTTTTCTCTACAAGTGGAACGTGCTTATAGGCAGCTGCATGAAAAACAACTGAAGGTTTATACTTTTCAAAAATACATTCTAACAGCCTCTGGTCCTGAACCTTCCCCAGGACGGCGATGGTATTCCAGTATCCCAATTCATACTGCAGTTCCATTTCGATGGAATAGAGATTTTCCTCTCCGGCATCATAGAGAATAATCTGTTTTGGGGAGAAACGAAGAATCTGTCGGCTCAACTCTGAGCCTACGGAGCCGCCGGCCCCAGTGATGAGAATGACACTGTCGGTGAGGTAGCTGCCAATTATTTCCTGTTCCAGCCTGATCTCTTCCCTGCCGAGAAGATCGGCATAAGAAATATCACGTATAGCCTTAATGGAGACTTTGCCGTCTATAAATTGATCAATTCCCGGGAGTACCTTAAAGGGGGTTCCACTTTCCTGGCAGAGGGTGACTATCCGCTGCATTGCCTTACTGCTTATTTTGGAGTCAGTGATGAGGATTTCTTCGGCGCTGGTTCGGTCTACGTGTTGAGCGAGGTCTTCCAGCAGGCCGACAACCGGAATCCCATGGATCTTCAGACCCGCCTTGTCCGGATCATCATCCACCATACCAACAACGATATATGGTAGAGCTCTATTACCCTGGATTTCACGAAGAACCTTATCAGCGGATGAGCCGGCACCTACCAGAAGCAGCTTCCTTTTGCGGACGCTAAGTCTTCGTTTAAAGAATTGGCGTGGACCTTCAAGATTTTTATAGAAATATCGGATGGCGACCCTGTGTCCGGTAATGAGAAAAAAGGTCAGCAGCGAGTCGAGTATGAAAATGGATCGGGAATAGCCTTCGAAGCGATTGGCAAAGAGGAGCACCACGATCACCAGAACGGCTGCGTATATTGTCCCCTTGAGAATATCCAGTATATCCGAATAACTGGTGTAGCGCCACATCCCCCTGTAGAGGCCGACGGCATAAAATACAGGAATCTTAACACTTATAAGCAGGACAGGCAGGGTAAAAATCGAGGTGAGCGACAGATAATTAAAAGGCGCGGGACCATAGAGGCTGTCGGCAAAACGGATGGCAAAGGCCAGGTAGTGCGCCACAA includes these proteins:
- a CDS encoding polysaccharide biosynthesis protein, producing the protein MILSTDIVLLIVAHYLAFAIRFADSLYGPAPFNYLSLTSIFTLPVLLISVKIPVFYAVGLYRGMWRYTSYSDILDILKGTIYAAVLVIVVLLFANRFEGYSRSIFILDSLLTFFLITGHRVAIRYFYKNLEGPRQFFKRRLSVRKRKLLLVGAGSSADKVLREIQGNRALPYIVVGMVDDDPDKAGLKIHGIPVVGLLEDLAQHVDRTSAEEILITDSKISSKAMQRIVTLCQESGTPFKVLPGIDQFIDGKVSIKAIRDISYADLLGREEIRLEQEIIGSYLTDSVILITGAGGSVGSELSRQILRFSPKQIILYDAGEENLYSIEMELQYELGYWNTIAVLGKVQDQRLLECIFEKYKPSVVFHAAAYKHVPLVEKNPWQAIHNNVFAAQLLIETSIVHKVERFVLVSTDKAVRPTNVMGASKRLTELLMLAYGQSNWDGSFCPARARLHEMEIPTAERRENISTHKTIFMAVRFGNVLGSSGSVIPLFRRQIKRGGPVTVTHPDVTRYFMSIEEASQLILQAGAMGSGGEIFILKMGEPIKIAQMARDLIKLAGREPDTEIEIQYTGLRAGEKLFEELITEGEGILPTKHEKIMVLQGNGKTCNELSLPLERLLQKSREHDSHGIKELLQQLIPEYDPDYSTDSLNIQLQNDTLQN